From a region of the Enterobacter asburiae genome:
- a CDS encoding DUF927 domain-containing protein: MNMRTIKSELSTDIVYHEEEQYTEKQLIETSYFAARDYIIHETGIYKLAKSNPAKDKKANYYWIKITDYYIYPVQILSTVDLEGDNNDANKDINSMYVNVAFKNIRNEKKILSIPLDQFSDLKSSKLKKAGYLLPYSDNQQLKEIQKAVSTVLATAQSPYKRLDGKIIDDENQLIDCLPAYTKRGWIVDSLIHIRESHPQFVGVSKTRTKRVGNASIQITVFQELIKSSRLASIFISVAFASYTKGLIRKTANFSPIYNIFGEKGKGKSTLEAMIASIEGAPNREYGLIRDSKTTFPGLEELLASYTNGFFVIDEIDDMFRGSASDAISKLMTIANNGGRSKYDKDTEVSEGKMWNSIFFTTSNKSLYELTRGDMKQSAIDSRIFEFDVEDPEINIFGINLEEGRGDVVEWWLNQLDQNFGHLYPLIIDYIVKHVDELRTNIYAYEGELINDPNYKIIHDERRTIQTIALSKIGADIVGAILGEEYGMICHEAIDIHKSRFSNKDIPQFDVNEKHWDNMDILKLMINANKASFVWETYAYSDDDSSNRVAAQKSEAKRYSDMAQSKGNVLGIIHLNSPMETPNDFDGYVILNTMGDEHLRRSFKLEITELVASAKKLELYDTKRVRGAKQLLLGSTSTREKTFILKNRPVVIETESEEAKNALLDEAFINNSIDSKADLEEIIKYAHSNVDTVVDGEPLELDDDFVPF; this comes from the coding sequence ATGAATATGAGAACAATCAAAAGTGAACTATCAACTGATATAGTTTACCATGAAGAAGAACAATATACCGAGAAGCAACTAATAGAGACTTCTTATTTTGCTGCTCGTGATTATATCATTCACGAAACAGGTATATATAAATTAGCAAAGAGCAACCCAGCCAAAGACAAAAAAGCTAATTACTACTGGATTAAAATTACAGACTATTATATTTATCCTGTTCAGATTCTATCCACAGTGGATTTAGAAGGCGATAACAATGATGCTAACAAAGATATTAATAGCATGTATGTTAATGTAGCTTTTAAAAACATCCGTAATGAAAAGAAAATTCTTTCTATTCCACTCGACCAATTTTCTGATCTCAAATCATCTAAGCTAAAAAAGGCCGGGTATCTTTTACCTTACAGCGATAATCAGCAGTTAAAAGAGATACAGAAAGCAGTGAGCACCGTCCTTGCTACTGCTCAGAGTCCTTATAAACGTTTGGATGGTAAAATCATTGATGATGAAAACCAGCTCATTGATTGTTTACCTGCTTACACAAAGCGAGGCTGGATTGTTGATAGCCTGATACACATAAGAGAAAGCCATCCACAATTCGTAGGTGTGTCCAAGACCAGAACTAAACGTGTTGGTAATGCTTCTATACAGATCACCGTATTCCAAGAACTGATTAAGTCCTCACGCCTTGCAAGCATATTTATATCTGTTGCTTTTGCTTCCTATACAAAGGGGCTGATACGTAAAACAGCCAACTTCTCACCTATCTACAACATTTTCGGTGAGAAGGGTAAAGGGAAGTCTACATTAGAGGCCATGATAGCCAGTATTGAGGGAGCGCCTAACCGTGAGTATGGTCTTATCAGAGACAGTAAGACCACGTTCCCCGGACTCGAAGAACTCTTGGCATCTTACACCAATGGCTTTTTCGTCATTGATGAGATTGATGATATGTTCCGTGGTAGCGCCAGTGATGCGATCTCTAAGCTCATGACTATTGCTAACAATGGTGGGCGTTCCAAGTATGATAAAGATACAGAAGTTTCAGAAGGTAAAATGTGGAACAGTATCTTTTTCACTACCAGTAATAAATCCCTTTATGAACTAACAAGAGGGGATATGAAGCAAAGCGCCATTGACTCACGTATCTTTGAGTTTGACGTAGAAGATCCAGAGATAAACATCTTTGGTATTAACTTAGAAGAAGGGCGTGGTGATGTTGTTGAATGGTGGCTAAACCAGCTTGACCAGAATTTTGGTCATTTATACCCCCTTATTATTGATTATATCGTTAAGCATGTAGATGAGTTGAGAACTAATATTTATGCTTATGAGGGTGAGTTAATAAATGACCCTAACTATAAAATCATTCATGATGAAAGAAGAACCATTCAGACAATAGCACTTTCAAAAATTGGTGCTGATATTGTGGGAGCTATTCTTGGTGAAGAATATGGCATGATTTGCCATGAAGCTATTGATATACACAAATCAAGATTCTCAAATAAGGACATTCCTCAATTTGATGTAAATGAGAAACATTGGGATAATATGGACATTCTCAAACTCATGATCAACGCCAATAAAGCTTCTTTTGTTTGGGAAACTTACGCTTATTCTGATGATGATTCCTCTAACAGAGTAGCGGCTCAAAAATCAGAAGCGAAGCGTTATTCTGATATGGCTCAGTCAAAAGGTAATGTTTTAGGTATTATTCATTTGAATAGCCCTATGGAAACACCAAATGATTTTGATGGTTATGTTATTTTAAATACGATGGGTGATGAACACCTAAGACGTTCATTCAAACTCGAAATTACAGAGCTTGTAGCTTCTGCTAAGAAACTTGAACTCTATGATACTAAGCGAGTCAGGGGAGCAAAACAATTGCTTCTTGGTTCAACATCTACCCGTGAAAAAACATTTATTCTTAAGAACAGACCTGTTGTGATTGAAACAGAAAGCGAAGAGGCCAAAAATGCGCTTCTTGACGAAGCTTTTATTAACAACTCTATTGATAGTAAAGCTGATCTTGAGGAAATCATTAAGTATGCGCACAGCAATGTTGATACAGTAGTAGATGGAGAACCATTAGAGTTAGACGATGATTTTGTGCCTTTTTGA
- a CDS encoding coiled-coil domain-containing protein: MMKILGEKSKKGVISDLRHSESFKEASHDGALLYDPVSKTFITAENSKELIDKYIGYRNTETGEYIDGLIKPEDFPSDELFIKLQDRPGYNTKRRIGDGESDVEFTHLLIQIPEGTPVEKWPDFKKEVIEAFAHPNEWYKKGKGGGRYTPTVHIGDCFVAASGTHVSQDGKSAHFHMIVGSRTLNNKNYYGIDHNDQPIILPNNPDWRSITRRSLLGSEAEWRELKRKRINDALEALGLPKTHWLNKDEKMDESKAKAKDALQDAIKDEEQEELNSELENLKISKELAVKEFSDKDIQDAELHKSIISGQKLLADISKRAEEKLAEAYREIELVNITRSSVENAIALATIKQKLTSTEQLLETTEATLKAEAESREAFEKQLNDTNVVLEKLKEEHENLKTNYTEITTQYDELDTLYSTTVAKHEVEITNLTTKHTTEITAKNREIEELKSTHERELQEQELFYEGALENQQKTFDNLLADKEEEIKQLKTTHGNELKELNAIIVSKDTNIADLERKNTELENNLATLKTEKDKQRKDFDDLIEKLKQGHLEAIEALKASNKSLTDEITKQVADVSKLKKEKEQLQTENNGLNEQLKSVQKEIEELKSDKAKLEVDNKDLNDALKVYEDDNKQRLEQAKDSKKDNNPDPKKPKNK, encoded by the coding sequence ATGATGAAAATACTTGGTGAAAAATCAAAAAAAGGGGTAATAAGTGATTTAAGGCATTCTGAGAGTTTCAAAGAGGCTTCTCACGATGGTGCTTTACTTTATGATCCAGTATCAAAGACATTTATTACTGCTGAAAACAGTAAAGAACTTATTGATAAATACATCGGCTATCGTAATACCGAAACAGGAGAGTATATTGATGGTTTGATTAAACCAGAAGACTTTCCAAGCGATGAGTTATTTATAAAATTACAGGACAGACCGGGATATAACACGAAAAGAAGAATAGGTGATGGTGAATCTGATGTAGAGTTTACTCACTTGTTAATTCAAATCCCTGAAGGAACTCCGGTAGAAAAATGGCCTGACTTCAAAAAAGAAGTTATTGAAGCTTTCGCACACCCTAATGAGTGGTATAAGAAAGGTAAAGGTGGTGGTCGTTATACGCCAACTGTTCATATTGGTGATTGTTTTGTAGCTGCTTCTGGCACTCATGTTAGCCAAGACGGTAAAAGTGCTCATTTCCATATGATTGTTGGTTCACGAACTTTAAATAACAAGAACTACTATGGAATAGACCATAATGATCAGCCAATCATCCTACCAAATAATCCAGACTGGAGAAGTATTACAAGACGCTCTTTACTTGGCTCAGAAGCTGAATGGCGAGAACTAAAAAGAAAACGCATTAACGATGCACTTGAAGCGCTTGGACTTCCAAAAACTCATTGGTTAAATAAAGATGAGAAGATGGATGAAAGTAAAGCTAAAGCTAAAGATGCTTTACAGGATGCTATTAAAGATGAAGAGCAAGAAGAATTAAATTCAGAATTAGAAAATCTTAAAATATCTAAAGAGCTTGCTGTAAAAGAGTTCTCAGATAAAGATATTCAGGATGCTGAACTTCATAAAAGTATCATTAGTGGGCAAAAATTACTTGCTGATATTTCTAAACGTGCCGAAGAAAAACTTGCCGAGGCTTACAGGGAAATAGAGCTTGTTAACATTACACGTTCTTCTGTTGAAAATGCTATTGCCTTAGCCACCATAAAACAGAAACTTACCTCTACTGAACAGCTTTTAGAAACTACAGAAGCAACATTAAAAGCTGAAGCAGAATCAAGAGAAGCTTTTGAGAAACAACTCAATGATACAAATGTTGTTCTTGAAAAATTAAAAGAAGAACATGAAAACCTCAAAACCAATTATACTGAAATTACTACTCAATATGATGAGTTAGATACTCTTTATTCCACTACAGTAGCAAAACATGAGGTTGAGATCACTAACCTCACGACTAAGCATACTACTGAAATAACAGCTAAAAATAGAGAGATTGAAGAGCTTAAGTCTACTCATGAAAGAGAGCTTCAGGAACAAGAATTGTTCTATGAAGGTGCGTTAGAAAATCAGCAAAAAACGTTTGACAATCTTTTAGCTGATAAAGAAGAAGAAATAAAACAGCTTAAAACTACTCATGGTAATGAGCTTAAAGAACTTAACGCTATTATTGTTAGCAAAGATACCAATATTGCAGATCTTGAAAGAAAAAATACAGAACTGGAAAATAATCTTGCTACTCTGAAAACAGAGAAAGATAAACAGCGTAAAGATTTCGATGATTTAATTGAAAAACTTAAACAAGGTCATTTGGAAGCTATCGAAGCGCTCAAAGCTTCAAATAAATCATTAACCGATGAAATAACTAAACAAGTTGCTGATGTAAGTAAACTGAAAAAAGAGAAGGAGCAACTTCAAACTGAAAACAACGGTTTGAATGAACAACTCAAATCTGTTCAAAAAGAAATTGAAGAACTTAAATCCGACAAAGCGAAATTAGAAGTTGATAATAAAGACCTGAATGACGCTCTAAAGGTTTATGAAGATGATAATAAACAACGCTTAGAACAAGCTAAAGATAGCAAGAAAGATAATAATCCTGACCCTAAGAAACCTAAAAACAAATAA
- a CDS encoding ParA family protein, which translates to MLTISVWNRKGGVGKTNSAIQIAGWFAAQGRKTSLVDLDPQGGSLIFAGYAKQNGKELPFHVGRKPAADSEYIIFDHSPGVNSGGALGSFVIVPTILDASSFSITLKSIDELKNEMKKPYLLLPNRVEIQNKEQGELLERIQEKARAHGYEQPFIRKRVAYPRAYGMGITVFEPKSGLPSANDAQAEFEHLLSVMGSKIKQLASGGSEA; encoded by the coding sequence ATGTTGACTATCAGTGTGTGGAATCGTAAGGGTGGTGTTGGGAAAACAAATTCAGCCATCCAGATAGCTGGATGGTTTGCGGCTCAGGGACGTAAAACAAGTCTTGTAGATCTTGACCCTCAAGGCGGTTCACTTATCTTTGCCGGATATGCCAAACAGAACGGTAAAGAGCTTCCTTTTCACGTTGGCCGTAAACCTGCAGCCGATTCTGAATACATCATTTTTGACCACAGCCCCGGTGTGAATAGCGGTGGTGCTTTGGGTAGCTTTGTGATCGTGCCGACTATCCTCGATGCTTCCAGCTTTTCAATTACGCTCAAAAGCATTGATGAGCTGAAGAACGAAATGAAGAAGCCTTATCTGTTGCTTCCTAACCGTGTTGAGATCCAGAACAAAGAGCAAGGCGAACTGTTAGAGCGCATCCAAGAGAAAGCACGCGCTCATGGCTATGAACAACCTTTCATCAGAAAACGTGTTGCCTACCCTCGCGCTTACGGCATGGGTATAACAGTATTCGAACCAAAATCAGGTTTGCCATCAGCTAACGATGCTCAGGCCGAGTTCGAACATCTGTTATCTGTTATGGGTAGCAAGATTAAGCAACTTGCATCCGGTGGTAGTGAAGCCTGA
- a CDS encoding LPD7 domain-containing protein codes for MTDNTENLFDENGNIQDVFKEKTVEELEALFPSMDEEPALPVEANPADELIENRLVLQERITKINELIANKDTHGFNDAVISAFNDELSELEGSLKEINSVLSSDPVADVETHNLANKQTQLMQQFDKDIDDLYALDFKDMTTEELEEYFEKQKALNEQEIRNCDWVIHNHYDFDVSDVIEATQKRDHYMNKFDIISQRVNDELNVRKENDENDLFNILTNNQAPQTTTKNEIDYTDLDRFTEQHRNPKDADKLIEERNKLEASVENFSNLIENKDTLNFDDAFIKSIIENKNDASNKLEEANKSIKSILNNKDLPDMTHNELKEWSDIKRDAYMFVNSKISEELMTTENHIITNRLINERNENEKWYKEVSEKIKEEELKRERDYNSFMQSIHHEIVKENSQKETLTDEDKLSSEIYKNVAIEETMTLKKSSNLKNKLSQTRERIATNKKVDYEEDNQMPWYKKLGDVVDYFADGLKGSSNAKPVFLSEDKIYDTFGDEIDKIINRSKTRIIHFKDKTSVLESAQEIRAKGKNYNTVSEKMSKLAIAKGWKSITFEGSDVFLGVAYEKATRLGLVVEPQNAEQEELFKGIHKAKGLDEIMPFSGMKREEVNNKEIDVPEVRATQGQRMRM; via the coding sequence ATGACAGACAATACAGAAAACTTGTTCGATGAGAACGGAAATATTCAGGATGTGTTCAAGGAAAAAACAGTAGAAGAGCTGGAAGCACTCTTCCCCTCGATGGATGAAGAACCGGCTTTACCAGTAGAAGCTAACCCGGCTGATGAGCTTATCGAGAACCGCCTTGTTCTACAGGAACGTATCACCAAGATTAATGAGCTTATCGCTAACAAAGATACGCATGGCTTCAATGACGCTGTTATCAGTGCGTTCAATGATGAGTTATCAGAACTGGAAGGTTCACTTAAAGAGATAAACAGCGTGTTAAGTAGTGATCCGGTGGCTGACGTTGAAACGCATAATCTCGCAAACAAGCAAACACAACTTATGCAACAGTTTGATAAAGATATAGATGATTTATACGCTTTGGATTTTAAAGACATGACTACCGAAGAGTTAGAAGAGTATTTTGAAAAGCAAAAAGCACTAAATGAACAAGAGATAAGGAATTGCGATTGGGTCATTCATAACCACTATGATTTTGATGTAAGTGATGTTATAGAGGCAACACAAAAACGTGATCACTACATGAATAAGTTCGATATTATTTCTCAAAGAGTTAATGATGAGTTAAACGTCCGAAAAGAAAACGATGAAAATGATTTATTTAATATTTTAACTAATAATCAGGCTCCGCAAACAACTACCAAGAATGAAATAGATTATACTGATTTAGATCGTTTTACTGAACAACATCGCAACCCTAAAGATGCGGATAAACTTATTGAAGAAAGAAATAAGTTAGAAGCGAGTGTAGAAAATTTCTCCAACCTAATAGAGAACAAGGATACATTAAATTTTGATGATGCATTTATAAAATCTATCATAGAAAACAAAAATGATGCGTCTAATAAACTTGAAGAAGCGAACAAATCTATAAAAAGCATACTTAACAATAAAGATCTTCCTGATATGACACATAATGAACTTAAAGAATGGAGTGATATTAAAAGGGATGCTTACATGTTTGTTAACAGTAAAATTTCAGAAGAGCTTATGACAACAGAGAATCATATTATAACTAACAGGCTTATTAATGAAAGAAATGAAAATGAAAAATGGTATAAAGAGGTAAGTGAAAAGATAAAAGAAGAAGAACTTAAAAGAGAGCGTGATTATAATAGTTTTATGCAAAGCATTCATCATGAAATTGTTAAAGAAAATAGCCAAAAAGAAACACTTACTGATGAAGATAAGTTGTCAAGTGAAATATATAAAAATGTAGCTATTGAAGAAACAATGACTCTTAAAAAATCTTCCAATCTAAAAAACAAACTATCTCAAACAAGAGAAAGAATAGCTACCAACAAAAAAGTCGATTATGAAGAAGATAATCAAATGCCGTGGTATAAAAAATTAGGTGATGTTGTAGATTACTTTGCTGATGGTTTAAAAGGTAGTTCCAATGCAAAACCAGTATTTTTAAGCGAGGATAAAATCTATGATACCTTTGGTGATGAGATTGATAAAATCATAAACAGATCTAAAACACGTATTATTCACTTTAAAGATAAAACATCTGTTCTTGAAAGTGCTCAGGAAATAAGAGCTAAAGGCAAAAACTATAATACAGTATCAGAAAAAATGTCTAAACTCGCCATAGCTAAAGGCTGGAAGTCTATAACGTTTGAAGGTAGTGATGTGTTCTTGGGTGTAGCTTATGAGAAAGCAACCCGTTTAGGGCTTGTCGTAGAGCCTCAGAACGCTGAACAAGAAGAACTGTTCAAAGGTATCCATAAAGCCAAAGGTCTTGATGAGATCATGCCATTCAGCGGTATGAAGAGAGAAGAGGTTAACAATAAAGAGATTGATGTTCCAGAGGTAAGAGCCACACAAGGCCAGAGGATGAGAATGTAA
- a CDS encoding DUF3800 domain-containing protein — MCMNPFPQQNKSYQFYYDESNNVRKLYLSKQIDGYNIDHDPDKHNSVNFVLAGVAHTGSSSSADFDDLRQRIQLQANAKEFKLKHLAKGDFLTMLTSKKLTAFFEWLLYGDLYLHYFHLNMEYWGYVDIIDDCILFGREKGFIPEMSDEQLYGYMLANKDALHTYVKANKVPFIQFLKSYDFPYIEGREKDFIQGLSSQISTHCVNLYTATNKDDFQLRLAHGLLQLLMACSDQNIDDMTLTMDIRDEPPADDDNRLVDGFAMFYQNRAQMFEASSHIFDIEKVVEADLEDAAKANPNLTLNYSFADSKLNPLVQVSDVVAGFMQHYFDYLNSNSYEQIKNDRNSLNDKQRLNMEFLRLLINKSHDNNPTLLHYVMSALEHEKHKAFTYPDEP, encoded by the coding sequence ATGTGTATGAATCCTTTCCCGCAGCAAAACAAAAGCTATCAATTCTATTACGATGAATCTAATAACGTTCGTAAACTATATCTTTCCAAACAAATTGATGGTTATAATATTGACCATGATCCAGACAAGCACAACAGCGTAAACTTCGTGTTAGCCGGTGTTGCTCATACTGGTTCCTCATCGAGTGCTGACTTTGATGATTTACGCCAGCGCATACAGCTACAAGCCAACGCCAAAGAGTTCAAGCTGAAACACTTAGCCAAAGGCGACTTCCTGACTATGCTCACGTCTAAGAAGCTCACAGCGTTCTTTGAGTGGCTTCTCTATGGTGATCTATACCTACACTATTTCCACCTGAATATGGAGTACTGGGGATACGTGGACATCATTGATGATTGTATCCTGTTTGGACGTGAGAAGGGCTTCATCCCGGAAATGAGTGATGAACAGCTCTATGGCTACATGTTGGCAAACAAGGACGCTCTACACACCTACGTTAAGGCTAACAAGGTTCCCTTCATCCAGTTCCTAAAGTCCTATGACTTCCCATACATCGAGGGGCGGGAGAAGGATTTCATACAAGGGCTATCAAGCCAGATCTCCACTCATTGCGTAAACCTCTATACAGCTACCAATAAAGATGATTTCCAGCTCCGGTTAGCTCATGGCCTCCTGCAGCTCCTGATGGCCTGCTCTGACCAAAACATAGATGATATGACACTCACTATGGATATTAGAGATGAACCGCCTGCAGACGACGACAACCGCCTTGTTGATGGTTTTGCTATGTTCTACCAGAACCGGGCGCAAATGTTCGAGGCTTCCAGTCATATCTTTGACATAGAGAAAGTAGTGGAAGCAGATCTTGAAGATGCAGCAAAGGCCAACCCTAATCTAACGCTTAATTACTCTTTCGCTGATTCAAAGCTAAATCCTCTGGTTCAAGTGAGTGATGTTGTGGCTGGCTTTATGCAGCACTATTTTGATTACCTCAATAGCAACAGCTATGAACAGATTAAAAATGACAGAAACAGCCTTAACGATAAACAAAGATTAAATATGGAGTTTTTACGGCTCCTGATAAACAAATCCCATGATAACAATCCAACATTATTACATTATGTCATGTCAGCTTTAGAGCATGAAAAACATAAAGCATTTACTTACCCGGATGAACCATAA